The following proteins come from a genomic window of Nicotiana tomentosiformis chromosome 12, ASM39032v3, whole genome shotgun sequence:
- the LOC104098699 gene encoding calcium-dependent protein kinase 17-like isoform X2, which produces MGGCCSKAESDPAQNSNEEIAQSYSKQGESHAGNHDMQGSTTPSKIPPHASPNHSSKPSKAAPIGPVLGRPMEDIKATYTLGKELGRGQFGVTHLCTHKQTGEQFACKTIAKRKLVNKEDIEDVRREVQIMHHLTEQPNIVELKGAYEDKHSVHLVMELCAGGELFDRIIAKGHYTERAAASLLRTIVQIVHTCHSMGVIHRDLKPENFLLLSKDEDAPLKATDFGLSVFYKQGDVFKDIVGSAYYIAPEVLKRRYGPEVDIWSIGVMLYILLCGVPPFWAESENGIFNAILRGHVDFSSDPWPSISSGAKDLVRKMLNSDPSQRLTALQVLNHPWIKEDGEAPDTPLDNAVLNKLKNFRAMNKFKKVALRADADGNGTIDYEEFITATMHMNRMDREEHLYKAFQYFDKDKSGYITMEELEQALREFGMNDAKDIKEIISEVDSDNDGRINYDEFVAMMKKGNPEAATNAKKRREVFVE; this is translated from the exons ATGGGGGGTTGTTGCTCAAAGGCAGAGTCTGATCCTGCACAAAATTCTAATGAAGAAATTGCACAATCATATTCAAAACAAGGAGAATCACATGCAG GAAATCATGACATGCAAGGTTCCACCACACCATCAAAGATTCCACCTCATGCATCACCAAACCATTCATCAAAACCATCTAAAGCAGCCCCAATAGGGCCAGTTTTAGGTAGGCCAATGGAGGACATAAAGGCAACATATACACTAGGAAAAGAGCTAGGAAGAGGTCAATTTGGTGTGACACATTTATGTACACATAAACAAACAGGAGAACAATTTGCATGCAAAACAATTGCCAAAAGAAAATTGGTAAATAAAGAGGATATTGAGGATGTAAGAAGGGAAGTGCAAATAATGCACCATTTGACAGAACAACCAAATATTGTGGAACTTAAAGGGGCATATGAGGACAAACATTCTGTGCATTTGGTTATGGAATTGTGTGCTGGAGGTGAACTTTTTGATAGGATTATTGCTAAAGGACATTATACAGAAAGAGCAGCTGCTTCATTGTTAAGAACAATTGTGCAAATTGTACATACTTGTCATTCAATGGGAGTTATTCATAGAGATCTTAAACCTGAAAATTTCCTCCTCCTTAGCAAAGATGAAGATGCACCTCTCAAAGCTACTGATTTTGGTCTTTCTGTGTTTTACAAGCAAG GAGATGTGTTTAAAGACATAGTGGGCAGTGCATATTACATAGCACCTGAAGTGTTGAAGAGAAGATATGGTCCAGAAGTTGATATTTGGAGTATTGGTGTTATGTTATATATTCTTCTTTGTGGTGTTCCTCCTTTTTGGGCAG AATCTGAAAATGGAATATTTAATGCAATATTGAGGGGACATGTTGATTTTTCAAGTGACCCTTGGCCTTCAATTTCTTCTGGAGCGAAGGATCTTGTTAGGAAGATGTTAAATTCAGACCCAAGTCAGAGGTTGACAGCACTTCAAGTCCTAA ATCATCCATGGATAAAGGAGGATGGAGAAGCACCAGATACACCACTTGACAATGCTGTTCTCAATAAGCTCAAAAACTTTAGAGCTATGAACAAGTTCAAGAAAGTTGCTCTTCGG gCTGATGCTGATGGAAATGGGACAATTGATTATGAAGAATTCATCACAGCAACAATGCACATGAATAGAATGGACAGAGAAGAACATCTTTACAAAGCTTTCCAATACTTTGATAAGGATAAAAGCGG GTATATTACAATGGAAGAGTTAGAGCAGGCTTTACGAGAATTTGGTATGAATGATGCAAAGGATATAAAAGAAATTATCTCCGAAGTTGACTCTGACAAT GATGGTCGTATAAATTATGATGAGTTTGTTGCTATGATGAAGAAGGGAAATCCAGAAGCAGCAACAAATGCAAAGAAACGAAGGGAGGTTTTCGTCGAgtaa
- the LOC104098699 gene encoding calcium-dependent protein kinase 17-like isoform X1, protein MGGCCSKAESDPAQNSNEEIAQSYSKQGESHAGNHDMQGSTTPSKIPPHASPNHSSKPSKAAPIGPVLGRPMEDIKATYTLGKELGRGQFGVTHLCTHKQTGEQFACKTIAKRKLVNKEDIEDVRREVQIMHHLTEQPNIVELKGAYEDKHSVHLVMELCAGGELFDRIIAKGHYTERAAASLLRTIVQIVHTCHSMGVIHRDLKPENFLLLSKDEDAPLKATDFGLSVFYKQGDVFKDIVGSAYYIAPEVLKRRYGPEVDIWSIGVMLYILLCGVPPFWAESENGIFNAILRGHVDFSSDPWPSISSGAKDLVRKMLNSDPSQRLTALQVLNHPWIKEDGEAPDTPLDNAVLNKLKNFRAMNKFKKVALRVIAGCLSEEEIMGLKQMFRGMDTDNSGTITLEELKQGLAKQGNKLSDYEIKQLMEAADADGNGTIDYEEFITATMHMNRMDREEHLYKAFQYFDKDKSGYITMEELEQALREFGMNDAKDIKEIISEVDSDNDGRINYDEFVAMMKKGNPEAATNAKKRREVFVE, encoded by the exons ATGGGGGGTTGTTGCTCAAAGGCAGAGTCTGATCCTGCACAAAATTCTAATGAAGAAATTGCACAATCATATTCAAAACAAGGAGAATCACATGCAG GAAATCATGACATGCAAGGTTCCACCACACCATCAAAGATTCCACCTCATGCATCACCAAACCATTCATCAAAACCATCTAAAGCAGCCCCAATAGGGCCAGTTTTAGGTAGGCCAATGGAGGACATAAAGGCAACATATACACTAGGAAAAGAGCTAGGAAGAGGTCAATTTGGTGTGACACATTTATGTACACATAAACAAACAGGAGAACAATTTGCATGCAAAACAATTGCCAAAAGAAAATTGGTAAATAAAGAGGATATTGAGGATGTAAGAAGGGAAGTGCAAATAATGCACCATTTGACAGAACAACCAAATATTGTGGAACTTAAAGGGGCATATGAGGACAAACATTCTGTGCATTTGGTTATGGAATTGTGTGCTGGAGGTGAACTTTTTGATAGGATTATTGCTAAAGGACATTATACAGAAAGAGCAGCTGCTTCATTGTTAAGAACAATTGTGCAAATTGTACATACTTGTCATTCAATGGGAGTTATTCATAGAGATCTTAAACCTGAAAATTTCCTCCTCCTTAGCAAAGATGAAGATGCACCTCTCAAAGCTACTGATTTTGGTCTTTCTGTGTTTTACAAGCAAG GAGATGTGTTTAAAGACATAGTGGGCAGTGCATATTACATAGCACCTGAAGTGTTGAAGAGAAGATATGGTCCAGAAGTTGATATTTGGAGTATTGGTGTTATGTTATATATTCTTCTTTGTGGTGTTCCTCCTTTTTGGGCAG AATCTGAAAATGGAATATTTAATGCAATATTGAGGGGACATGTTGATTTTTCAAGTGACCCTTGGCCTTCAATTTCTTCTGGAGCGAAGGATCTTGTTAGGAAGATGTTAAATTCAGACCCAAGTCAGAGGTTGACAGCACTTCAAGTCCTAA ATCATCCATGGATAAAGGAGGATGGAGAAGCACCAGATACACCACTTGACAATGCTGTTCTCAATAAGCTCAAAAACTTTAGAGCTATGAACAAGTTCAAGAAAGTTGCTCTTCGG GTAATTGCAGGGTGCCTCTCTGAAGAAGAAATTATGGGATTGAAGCAGATGTTCAGAGGCATGGATACTGATAATAGTGGCACAATAACACTTGAGGAATTAAAGCAAGGATTAGCCAAACAAGGGAACAAATtatcagattatgaaatcaaacaATTAATGGAAGCT gCTGATGCTGATGGAAATGGGACAATTGATTATGAAGAATTCATCACAGCAACAATGCACATGAATAGAATGGACAGAGAAGAACATCTTTACAAAGCTTTCCAATACTTTGATAAGGATAAAAGCGG GTATATTACAATGGAAGAGTTAGAGCAGGCTTTACGAGAATTTGGTATGAATGATGCAAAGGATATAAAAGAAATTATCTCCGAAGTTGACTCTGACAAT GATGGTCGTATAAATTATGATGAGTTTGTTGCTATGATGAAGAAGGGAAATCCAGAAGCAGCAACAAATGCAAAGAAACGAAGGGAGGTTTTCGTCGAgtaa